Proteins encoded by one window of Streptococcus sanguinis:
- a CDS encoding cell division protein SepF gives MSLKDRFDKFIDYFTEDGDETEVQEQTVSRPAAPVKQKPELVQPKPVRESKPAPRPVAAAKPQPKPQPQQKSSTENITRLHARQQELAQHRANADEKITIDVRYPRRYEEATEIVDLLLANESILIDFQYMTEVQARRCLDYLDGARYVLAGNLKKVASTMYLLTPINVVVNVEDIRLPNDVEISEFDFDMKRSR, from the coding sequence ATGTCATTAAAAGATAGATTTGATAAATTTATAGATTATTTTACAGAAGATGGAGATGAGACTGAGGTTCAGGAGCAGACTGTCAGCAGACCTGCAGCGCCTGTTAAGCAGAAGCCTGAATTGGTTCAGCCTAAGCCAGTCAGAGAGAGCAAGCCAGCTCCTCGTCCGGTTGCTGCGGCCAAGCCACAGCCTAAACCACAGCCACAACAGAAATCTTCGACAGAGAATATTACCAGACTGCATGCACGTCAGCAGGAATTGGCTCAGCACCGTGCAAATGCGGATGAGAAGATTACGATTGATGTTCGTTATCCGAGGAGATATGAGGAAGCGACTGAAATTGTTGACTTGCTTTTGGCCAATGAAAGCATCCTGATTGACTTCCAGTATATGACTGAGGTACAGGCTCGTCGCTGTTTAGACTACCTAGACGGTGCGCGTTATGTCTTGGCTGGAAATTTGAAAAAAGTTGCAAGCACTATGTATTTGCTGACTCCGATTAATGTAGTGGTAAATGTGGAAGATATCCGCCTGCCAAACGATGTTGAAATCAGCGAATTCGACTTTGATATGAAGCGCAGTAGATAA
- a CDS encoding YggT family protein — protein sequence MLYFVIRAISNLFDLYSIALIVYALLSWFPGAYQTKFGEFLTRIVEPYLKLFRRLPLQFAGLDFTVWVAILALNLLNRVVFYLISVLLMLL from the coding sequence ATGTTATATTTTGTAATTCGTGCCATCTCTAATCTTTTCGATCTTTATAGCATTGCCTTGATTGTCTATGCACTTCTATCTTGGTTTCCAGGAGCCTATCAAACCAAATTCGGAGAGTTTCTAACACGAATTGTAGAACCGTATTTAAAACTTTTCCGCCGTCTTCCCTTGCAGTTTGCAGGGCTGGACTTTACCGTTTGGGTTGCAATTCTGGCTTTAAACCTTTTAAATCGTGTGGTCTTTTATTTAATAAGCGTCTTACTAATGTTATTATAA